In Dehalococcoidia bacterium, one genomic interval encodes:
- a CDS encoding aldo/keto reductase — MEYRSLGKSGLQVSVTGLGCNNFGMRIDDAQTKAVVDRALDLGINFFDTADVYGGRGKSEEFLGNALKGRRRDAIVATKFRSPMGEGPLWAGGSRRYIFDAVDDSLRRLGTDYIDLYQIHSPDQSTPIDETMRALDDVVRAGKVRYIGCSNYQGWQVVEAQWIARTGRTMPFISAQNHYNLLDRRIERELVPACAEYGLGVLPFFPLASGFLTGKYRPGQPPPEGTRLALMGGERAKQALSDDNFEVLSKLEAFIEPRGRSMVDLAIGWLASQPVISSVIAGATKPEQVEQNVRAAEWRLSAEELAEVDAITRRR; from the coding sequence CGAAGGCCGTCGTCGACCGCGCGCTCGACCTTGGCATCAACTTCTTCGACACCGCCGACGTGTACGGAGGGCGCGGCAAGTCCGAGGAGTTCCTCGGCAACGCGCTCAAAGGCCGCCGCCGCGATGCGATCGTCGCCACGAAGTTCCGCAGCCCCATGGGCGAAGGCCCGCTATGGGCCGGCGGTTCGCGCCGCTACATCTTCGATGCGGTCGATGATAGCCTGCGTCGCCTCGGCACCGATTACATCGACCTCTACCAGATCCATTCCCCGGATCAGTCAACGCCGATCGACGAGACTATGCGCGCGCTCGACGACGTCGTCCGCGCCGGCAAGGTTCGCTACATCGGCTGCTCGAATTACCAGGGCTGGCAGGTCGTCGAGGCGCAGTGGATCGCGCGCACCGGCCGCACCATGCCGTTCATCTCCGCGCAAAACCACTACAACCTGCTGGACCGTCGCATCGAGAGGGAGTTAGTGCCGGCGTGCGCAGAGTACGGCCTCGGCGTGCTGCCGTTCTTTCCGCTCGCCAGCGGCTTCCTCACCGGCAAGTATCGCCCCGGGCAGCCGCCGCCCGAAGGCACGCGCCTCGCGCTGATGGGCGGCGAGCGCGCTAAACAGGCGCTGAGCGACGACAACTTCGAGGTGCTCTCCAAGCTCGAGGCGTTCATCGAGCCGCGCGGGCGCAGCATGGTCGACCTGGCGATCGGCTGGCTCGCCTCGCAGCCCGTGATCTCGAGCGTCATTGCGGGCGCGACGAAGCCTGAGCAGGTCGAGCAGAACGTCCGCGCGGCGGAATGGCGTCTGAGCGCCGAAGAGTTGGCCGAGGTCGACGCCATCACGCGCCGGCGCTGA
- a CDS encoding glycosyltransferase family 4 protein, producing the protein MKIVYLADAPYVHTRRWVEHFARLGHEAHVISFRPADIDGATVHHIDGLEAIGKARYVVHARRVRALVRELAPDLVHALHLTSYGFLAGLTGVQPSIVSVWGTDVLEAPTLTPMHRWVTQRALSRAGAITATGLRLAEATLPYVPSGKGVIVIPYGVELGRFTPRPREERARLTVGATSRLSPEKGLPHLLRATGMLRDRGIDIQLVLAGEGPSRKQVEGLIKDLRLGDRVELLGDVPHEDVPAVLQRLDVFALPSTWEGFGVSAVEASAMQLPIVASDIHGIPDVVVDGQTGLLVPPANAAPIAGAIEELARDAPLRQRMGEAGRAFVEANYRWSDNAALMERLYEEMTARGTEFRADAS; encoded by the coding sequence GTGAAGATCGTCTACCTGGCCGATGCTCCGTACGTTCACACGCGGCGCTGGGTCGAGCATTTCGCGCGTCTGGGCCACGAGGCTCACGTGATCTCGTTTCGCCCTGCGGACATCGACGGTGCGACGGTACACCACATCGACGGGTTGGAGGCGATCGGCAAGGCACGCTACGTCGTACACGCGCGGCGCGTGCGGGCGTTGGTGCGCGAACTGGCGCCTGACCTGGTACACGCGCTCCATCTCACGAGCTACGGCTTCCTCGCCGGGCTGACGGGCGTGCAGCCATCGATCGTTTCCGTCTGGGGCACCGACGTCCTGGAAGCGCCCACACTGACGCCGATGCACCGGTGGGTCACGCAACGCGCGCTCAGCCGCGCCGGCGCGATCACGGCCACCGGACTGCGACTCGCGGAAGCGACGCTGCCGTACGTGCCGAGCGGCAAAGGCGTCATCGTCATTCCGTACGGCGTGGAGTTGGGGCGCTTCACACCGCGACCGCGCGAGGAGCGCGCGAGGCTGACCGTCGGTGCGACTTCGCGACTATCGCCGGAGAAAGGATTGCCGCACCTTCTGCGCGCTACGGGCATGTTGCGCGACCGCGGCATCGACATCCAACTGGTGCTCGCCGGCGAGGGGCCGTCCCGCAAGCAGGTCGAAGGGCTGATTAAGGACTTACGACTTGGCGACCGCGTCGAGTTGCTCGGCGACGTGCCGCACGAGGATGTGCCCGCCGTGCTGCAGCGTCTCGACGTGTTCGCGTTGCCTTCGACCTGGGAGGGATTCGGCGTATCGGCGGTGGAAGCGAGCGCGATGCAGCTTCCGATCGTCGCGTCGGACATCCACGGCATCCCGGACGTCGTGGTCGACGGGCAAACCGGGCTGCTGGTGCCGCCCGCGAACGCCGCGCCGATCGCCGGGGCGATCGAGGAATTGGCGCGCGATGCACCGCTGCGTCAGCGCATGGGCGAAGCCGGGCGAGCGTTCGTGGAGGCGAATTATCGCTGGAGCGACAACGCGGCGCTCATGGAGCGGCTGTACGAAGAGATGACGGCGCGCGGAACGGAGTTTCGCGCAGACGCGTCGTGA
- a CDS encoding zinc-ribbon domain containing protein translates to MTQDKTIACQDCGAEFAFTGEEQEYYASRGFTNEPKRCPDCRRQRKAQRNDGGGARSGSFGGGGGGGGYRAGGGGGGGYSPGPRQMYPATCAQCGRETEVPFQPRGDRPVYCRDCFSTRAPDPGRGGGGGGGRRY, encoded by the coding sequence GTGACGCAAGACAAGACCATTGCTTGTCAGGATTGTGGAGCGGAGTTCGCGTTCACAGGGGAAGAGCAGGAGTACTACGCCAGCCGGGGCTTCACGAATGAGCCGAAGCGCTGCCCCGATTGCCGTCGTCAGCGCAAAGCGCAGCGCAACGACGGTGGCGGCGCGCGCTCCGGCAGTTTCGGCGGCGGCGGCGGTGGCGGCGGATACCGCGCAGGGGGCGGCGGGGGCGGCGGTTATTCGCCCGGCCCGCGGCAAATGTATCCGGCGACGTGCGCGCAGTGCGGCCGCGAGACGGAAGTGCCGTTCCAGCCGCGAGGCGACCGGCCGGTGTATTGCCGCGACTGCTTCAGCACGCGGGCGCCAGATCCGGGCCGTGGCGGCGGCGGCGGCGGCGGTCGCCGGTACTAG
- a CDS encoding TIGR03560 family F420-dependent LLM class oxidoreductase, translated as MAKMKFGIQTSLNNVEWREIEDMWRFLDRETRFDSVWTFDHFVPPGAGQDPNANCFEGWSALAALAAVTERVRVGCLVTGVTYREPAVLAKMAVTIDHLSKGRLEFGLGAAWHAGEHQMYGIPFPGVKERQDRLEEATLLIKTLFDSEAPVNFEGKYYRLKDAVFLPKSVQKPHPPIMIGGGGEKRTLRTLAKYGDVMNVSGTPSIVKEKIAVLERHCRDVGRNPAEIEKTVFGTMVVSENTGLIDRVAAMFGAGLGLKPEEAKEQLPIGSAAHVREVVERYAEAGVTQMIMASQGPWKREVYQRINDEVVATFA; from the coding sequence ATGGCGAAGATGAAGTTCGGCATACAGACAAGCCTGAACAACGTCGAATGGCGGGAGATCGAGGATATGTGGCGGTTCCTCGACCGCGAGACGCGCTTCGATAGCGTGTGGACCTTCGACCACTTCGTCCCGCCGGGCGCGGGGCAGGACCCAAACGCCAACTGCTTCGAGGGCTGGTCGGCGCTGGCGGCGCTCGCTGCGGTGACGGAGCGCGTGCGCGTCGGCTGCCTGGTCACGGGCGTGACGTACCGGGAGCCTGCAGTGCTCGCGAAGATGGCCGTCACGATCGACCATCTCAGCAAGGGACGGCTGGAGTTCGGGCTGGGGGCGGCCTGGCACGCCGGCGAGCACCAGATGTACGGGATCCCGTTTCCGGGCGTGAAGGAACGCCAGGACCGCCTGGAAGAGGCGACGCTGCTCATCAAGACGCTGTTTGACTCCGAAGCGCCCGTGAACTTTGAAGGCAAGTACTATCGGCTGAAGGACGCGGTGTTCCTGCCGAAGAGCGTGCAGAAGCCGCACCCGCCGATCATGATCGGGGGCGGCGGCGAGAAGCGGACGCTGCGCACGCTCGCGAAGTACGGCGACGTGATGAACGTGTCGGGCACGCCTTCGATCGTGAAGGAGAAGATCGCCGTGCTCGAGCGCCACTGCCGGGACGTGGGCCGCAACCCCGCCGAGATCGAGAAGACCGTCTTCGGGACGATGGTCGTTTCGGAGAACACGGGGCTGATCGACCGGGTGGCGGCGATGTTCGGCGCCGGCCTGGGGCTGAAGCCGGAGGAGGCGAAGGAACAGCTTCCGATCGGCTCAGCGGCCCACGTGCGGGAGGTCGTCGAGCGGTACGCGGAGGCGGGCGTGACGCAGATGATCATGGCCAGCCAGGGCCCCTGGAAGCGCGAAGTCTACCAGCGGATTAACGACGAGGTGGTGGCCACCTTCGCCTGA
- a CDS encoding SDR family oxidoreductase, whose protein sequence is MSLEGRVALVTGAGGQGMGRSIALTLARDGADIVLNHHRKHEQAENTARAIEQMGRRVLPYAGDVANPSQVDAMVAAGIERFGHVDIVVNSAGGPWTPQDVTQIEPAHLREVLGEEIESVFYILRTVLPGMRERRWGRIVSIGGHMAEAWRFGPPEAPIDYPLGKAARHWLTRTLAPLERPYGITINAVAPGPTRRITLDEALAALRGEDVGGAGNHPQHIADVVAYFCSDGAERVTGAVVPVPGATAI, encoded by the coding sequence ATGAGCCTAGAAGGACGGGTGGCGCTGGTCACCGGCGCCGGCGGGCAGGGCATGGGCCGCAGCATCGCGCTGACGCTGGCGCGCGATGGCGCGGACATCGTGCTGAACCATCATCGCAAGCACGAGCAGGCGGAGAACACCGCGCGGGCCATCGAGCAGATGGGGCGCCGCGTCTTGCCGTACGCCGGTGATGTCGCCAATCCGTCGCAGGTGGATGCGATGGTCGCCGCCGGTATCGAGCGCTTCGGTCACGTCGACATCGTCGTGAATAGCGCGGGCGGCCCGTGGACGCCGCAGGACGTGACGCAGATCGAGCCCGCGCATCTGCGCGAAGTGCTGGGTGAGGAGATCGAGAGCGTGTTCTACATCTTGCGGACGGTGCTGCCCGGGATGCGCGAACGCCGGTGGGGCCGCATCGTGTCGATCGGCGGGCACATGGCGGAGGCGTGGCGCTTCGGGCCGCCGGAGGCGCCGATCGACTATCCGCTCGGGAAGGCGGCGCGCCACTGGCTGACGCGCACGCTGGCGCCGCTCGAACGGCCATACGGCATCACGATCAACGCGGTCGCGCCGGGGCCGACGCGCCGGATCACGCTCGACGAGGCGCTCGCGGCGCTGCGGGGCGAGGACGTCGGCGGCGCCGGCAACCACCCGCAGCACATCGCGGACGTCGTCGCGTACTTCTGCTCGGACGGCGCTGAGCGCGTCACGGGCGCTGTCGTGCCCGTGCCGGGGGCGACCGCCATCTAG
- a CDS encoding SDR family oxidoreductase, producing the protein MPDDHRFDGKVALITGGTRGIGKAIALKLAGEGAAVAIAYSRSREHAAATVSELRGLRIDAEAYQCDVGDREAVFALVRDVAARFGRIDVLVNSAARGLERPRPAIDSLPKHLHHTMDVNVFGPWFAAQAAVKHMHEGSSIVNLLSPGSERYLPKYAPVGVTKGALQALTIYLAVELAPRGIRVNAVSAGLVEGTDGVRMMDSDLIGGYEAKVPAGRHVRPEDVADAVAFLASPAASMIVGQTILVDGGYSLLGLV; encoded by the coding sequence ATGCCAGACGACCACCGCTTCGACGGAAAAGTCGCGCTGATCACCGGCGGCACGCGCGGCATCGGCAAGGCGATCGCGCTCAAGCTGGCAGGCGAAGGCGCGGCCGTGGCGATCGCCTACTCGCGCAGCCGCGAGCATGCCGCCGCAACCGTCTCCGAACTGCGCGGTCTCCGAATCGACGCCGAGGCGTACCAGTGCGACGTCGGCGACCGCGAAGCCGTCTTCGCGTTGGTGCGGGATGTCGCCGCCCGCTTCGGCAGGATCGACGTGCTGGTGAACAGCGCCGCCCGCGGCCTCGAGCGCCCGCGCCCTGCCATCGATTCGCTGCCCAAGCACCTGCACCACACGATGGACGTCAACGTGTTCGGGCCGTGGTTCGCCGCCCAGGCCGCCGTCAAGCACATGCACGAAGGCTCGTCGATCGTCAACCTGCTGAGCCCCGGCTCCGAGCGCTACCTGCCGAAGTACGCGCCCGTCGGCGTCACGAAGGGCGCCCTGCAGGCGCTGACGATCTACCTCGCCGTAGAACTGGCGCCGCGCGGTATCCGCGTCAACGCCGTATCCGCGGGGCTCGTCGAAGGCACCGACGGCGTGCGCATGATGGACAGCGACCTCATCGGCGGCTACGAGGCAAAGGTGCCCGCCGGCCGTCACGTGCGCCCCGAAGACGTCGCCGACGCCGTTGCCTTCCTCGCATCACCCGCCGCATCGATGATCGTCGGCCAAACGATCCTCGTCGATGGCGGTTACTCGCTGCTCGGCCTCGTGTAA
- a CDS encoding amino acid ABC transporter ATP-binding protein, with protein sequence MPAMVQIQDVHKRFGKLEVLKGVTFDVEQGEVIVILGPSGSGKSTLLRLVAHLDGLDAGRIYVDGHLVGYEERGAKLRPLGDRAASKARAEVGMVFQRFNLFPHLSALGNVTIAPMKVRGAARNYAAEKATELLKQVGLGDKLDAYPSQLSGGQQQRVAIARALAMQPKVMLFDEATSALDPELVGEVLEVMKELARIGMTMIVVTHEMGFAREAADRMMLMDEGVIVEENAPAAFFDSPQHARTQAFLSKIL encoded by the coding sequence ATGCCGGCGATGGTGCAGATCCAGGACGTACACAAGCGCTTCGGCAAGCTGGAAGTGCTGAAGGGCGTCACGTTCGACGTGGAGCAGGGCGAGGTTATCGTGATCCTGGGGCCGAGCGGCTCCGGGAAGAGCACGCTGCTCCGGCTGGTCGCACATCTCGACGGCCTCGATGCGGGGCGTATTTACGTCGACGGTCACCTGGTGGGATACGAAGAACGCGGCGCCAAACTGCGGCCGCTCGGCGACCGCGCGGCGTCGAAGGCGCGCGCCGAAGTGGGCATGGTGTTCCAGCGCTTCAATCTCTTTCCGCACCTGAGCGCGTTGGGCAACGTGACGATTGCTCCGATGAAGGTGCGGGGCGCCGCCAGGAACTACGCCGCCGAGAAGGCGACGGAACTGCTGAAGCAGGTGGGGCTTGGTGACAAGCTCGACGCGTATCCGTCGCAGCTGTCGGGCGGCCAGCAGCAGCGCGTCGCGATCGCCCGGGCGCTGGCGATGCAGCCGAAGGTGATGCTGTTCGACGAAGCGACGTCGGCGCTCGATCCGGAACTCGTCGGCGAGGTGCTGGAGGTGATGAAGGAACTGGCGCGCATCGGCATGACGATGATCGTCGTGACGCACGAGATGGGCTTCGCGCGGGAAGCCGCCGACAGGATGATGCTGATGGATGAGGGGGTGATCGTCGAAGAGAATGCGCCGGCGGCGTTCTTCGACAGCCCGCAGCACGCGCGGACGCAGGCGTTTCTTTCGAAGATTTTGTAA
- a CDS encoding amino acid ABC transporter permease — MLELPAIVCYPLLAQEFDFGTVREYLFRESIMQAAWRTLQISVLAQVIGIALGVLTAVPRNLKIPVLGQACGLYVWFFRGTPLLLQIIFWFSALPLYAPDDAGWWIFQYRHDWLLLSPFQAALIGLAVNEGAYMSEIVRGGIESIESGQLDASKSLGMTRLQAMRHVILPQAVRVIVPPTGNEFNAMLKNSSLASVISYPELLFSARGVYARNYQVMELLVVASLWYLFFTTVWTFIQAEIEQALRPERAQDSIFARLRRAWALPDRWTRGGEG, encoded by the coding sequence ATGCTCGAACTGCCCGCGATCGTCTGCTACCCGCTCCTCGCCCAGGAGTTCGACTTCGGGACGGTGCGGGAATACCTCTTCCGCGAAAGCATCATGCAGGCCGCGTGGCGGACGCTGCAGATCTCGGTGCTGGCGCAGGTCATCGGGATCGCGCTCGGTGTGCTGACGGCGGTGCCGCGCAACTTGAAGATCCCCGTGCTCGGCCAGGCATGCGGCCTCTACGTCTGGTTCTTCCGCGGGACGCCGTTGCTGCTGCAGATCATCTTCTGGTTCAGCGCACTGCCGCTGTATGCCCCCGACGACGCCGGGTGGTGGATCTTCCAGTACAGGCACGATTGGCTGCTGCTATCGCCGTTCCAAGCGGCGCTCATCGGGTTGGCGGTGAACGAAGGCGCGTACATGTCGGAGATCGTGCGCGGTGGCATCGAGTCGATCGAGTCGGGGCAGCTCGACGCTTCGAAGTCGCTCGGCATGACGCGCCTGCAGGCGATGCGTCACGTGATCCTGCCTCAGGCTGTGCGCGTCATCGTGCCGCCGACGGGCAACGAGTTCAACGCGATGCTGAAGAACTCGTCGCTAGCGTCGGTGATCTCGTACCCGGAGCTGTTGTTCTCGGCGCGGGGGGTGTACGCGCGTAACTACCAGGTGATGGAGCTGCTCGTCGTCGCGAGCCTGTGGTACCTGTTCTTCACGACGGTCTGGACGTTCATCCAGGCCGAGATCGAACAGGCGTTGCGGCCGGAGCGCGCGCAGGACAGCATCTTCGCGAGGTTGCGACGGGCGTGGGCGCTGCCCGACCGCTGGACGCGGGGCGGAGAAGGCTGA
- a CDS encoding ABC transporter substrate-binding protein translates to MFTRTRRYVAAGLLAVVATAAFAVACGDDDDDGDGDEPTTAATSAATPEGEDTPAGGTDVIDVSGVPELQDGTWTIGSDIAYAPIEFVDENGNNVGLDIDLAEAMAARLGVEVAFENATFDGLIPALLAERYDSLMSAMTINPERDEEVDFVPYFNAGSGLIVPAGNPNGIETPADLCGLTVSVQEGTIQVDLLEAQSAECDEAINILRLPTDPEAVQALLAGQADAEIADFPVAAYSATQSDGDLEFIPNPIEPFTYGIALRPGSDELEAVLQEALDQLIADGEYEEILEGWNLSAGAIE, encoded by the coding sequence ATGTTCACCCGCACCAGGAGATACGTCGCCGCCGGCCTCTTGGCCGTCGTCGCGACGGCTGCATTCGCCGTCGCATGCGGCGATGACGACGACGACGGAGACGGCGACGAACCGACGACCGCAGCGACATCGGCGGCGACGCCGGAAGGAGAGGACACGCCCGCTGGCGGTACGGACGTCATCGACGTATCGGGCGTGCCCGAACTGCAGGACGGCACGTGGACGATCGGCTCTGACATCGCCTACGCGCCGATCGAGTTCGTGGACGAGAACGGCAACAACGTCGGCCTCGACATCGACCTTGCGGAGGCGATGGCGGCGCGACTGGGCGTCGAGGTGGCGTTCGAGAATGCGACGTTCGACGGCCTGATCCCGGCCTTGCTCGCCGAGCGCTACGACTCGCTCATGTCGGCGATGACGATCAACCCCGAACGCGACGAAGAGGTCGACTTCGTGCCGTACTTCAACGCAGGCTCGGGGCTGATCGTCCCGGCGGGCAACCCTAACGGCATCGAGACGCCGGCGGATCTGTGCGGCCTGACGGTCTCGGTGCAGGAAGGGACGATCCAGGTGGACCTGCTGGAGGCGCAGAGCGCCGAATGCGATGAGGCGATCAACATCCTGCGCCTCCCGACGGATCCGGAAGCGGTGCAGGCGCTGCTCGCGGGCCAGGCGGACGCGGAGATCGCCGACTTCCCCGTCGCCGCGTATTCGGCGACGCAGTCCGACGGCGACCTGGAGTTCATACCGAACCCGATCGAGCCGTTCACGTATGGCATCGCCTTGCGGCCGGGCAGCGATGAACTGGAAGCGGTGCTGCAGGAGGCACTGGACCAACTGATCGCCGATGGCGAGTACGAAGAGATCCTCGAAGGGTGGAACCTGTCGGCCGGCGCGATAGAGTAA
- a CDS encoding Gfo/Idh/MocA family oxidoreductase, translating to MRPTIGIIGGGRMGTTHSRSAHYLIKNGLIDGELVGVCDADDERRASFARQAGMRLATADPDELIAAPDINTVYICTPTHNHRALAEKVLAAGKALFCEKPLAFHAEDAAAMSEAAKQAGVTHQVGLVMRCSAVMNVTRELSREPGAGRVMTAALIDDQFFPIQGHYASTWRGDVSQVGAGTLLEHAIHDIDLLVSFFGPVSRVTGTLRNFAGKEGVEDLSNALIEFKSGAVANHISIWHNILHRGSSRRLSVCCENAQFAWDDDDWAAAIRTDRQSDGGRGEVSPEAVVRRHVEIAGITEEPLLRLMTPQYQGQDYLLENYRFLQAVSEDRPASPDFDVAVYAHRVVDAIYASAREGRPVEVA from the coding sequence ATGCGTCCCACCATCGGCATCATCGGCGGCGGCCGCATGGGCACGACGCACAGCAGGTCGGCACACTACCTCATCAAGAACGGCCTCATCGATGGCGAACTCGTCGGCGTCTGCGATGCCGATGATGAGCGCCGGGCGAGCTTCGCGCGCCAGGCCGGCATGCGCCTCGCGACCGCCGACCCCGATGAGCTGATCGCCGCGCCGGACATCAACACCGTCTACATCTGCACGCCGACTCACAACCACCGCGCGCTCGCCGAGAAGGTGCTTGCCGCCGGAAAGGCGCTGTTCTGTGAGAAGCCGCTGGCCTTTCACGCCGAAGACGCCGCCGCGATGAGCGAGGCCGCGAAACAGGCCGGCGTCACGCACCAGGTCGGCCTCGTCATGCGCTGTTCGGCGGTGATGAACGTCACGCGCGAACTCTCGCGCGAGCCCGGCGCGGGCCGCGTCATGACGGCAGCCCTGATCGACGACCAGTTCTTCCCCATCCAGGGCCACTACGCCAGCACCTGGCGCGGCGATGTCTCGCAGGTCGGCGCGGGCACCCTGCTCGAGCACGCCATCCACGACATCGACCTGCTGGTGTCCTTCTTCGGTCCGGTGAGCCGGGTCACGGGCACCCTCCGCAACTTCGCGGGCAAGGAAGGCGTCGAAGACCTCAGCAACGCGCTCATCGAGTTCAAAAGCGGCGCCGTCGCGAACCACATCTCCATCTGGCACAACATCCTGCATCGCGGTTCCAGCCGGCGCCTGAGCGTCTGCTGTGAGAACGCCCAGTTCGCCTGGGATGACGATGACTGGGCCGCTGCCATCCGCACCGACCGTCAGTCAGACGGCGGCCGCGGCGAAGTCTCGCCCGAAGCGGTCGTCCGCCGTCACGTCGAGATCGCAGGCATCACCGAGGAGCCTCTGCTGCGGCTGATGACGCCGCAGTACCAGGGGCAGGACTACTTGCTGGAGAACTATCGGTTTTTGCAGGCCGTGAGCGAGGACCGTCCCGCATCCCCGGACTTCGATGTCGCGGTCTACGCGCACCGAGTCGTCGATGCGATCTACGCGTCGGCGCGCGAAGGCCGTCCCGTCGAGGTGGCGTGA
- a CDS encoding D-aminoacylase: MARYDLVIRNAAIIDGTGAPPRPGDIGVRRDRIEAVGDVSGDATLEIDARGHVVCPGFIDVHAHDDAAVVRAPAMDFKIMQGVTTDVVGNCGAGVAPANDVFRAYYPVGFGPILGDSDLPWRTTSEYFDAVDRARPACNVTAYIAHGVVRCNTLENERREPEAAELAQMRELVEEGMAAGAIGLSTGLIYPPGRWAQTPEIVELARVAAQHGGIYTSHIRNEGPGLLEAVQEAIAIGEQSGCPVQLSHHKAGSPACFGMTKDSLALIAQARARGLDITLDVYPYVASSSSLAAMVRAGGPGMWEHIPSIIASVKFNKEKYEGRYISDIAAELDLPLDDAVRKILQDEENTPSVTMFTMHEDDVRRVIADEHAMIGSDGLPTEGQPHPRLYGTMARVLEQYVRNEPVVTLEDAVRKMTSLPARKHRVTERGVLEPGWFADVVIFDPQTIADVATYDDPRQYPAGIDCVIVNGEVAARDGKQTGARSGRMLRRGA, translated from the coding sequence GTGGCGCGTTACGACCTGGTCATCCGCAATGCCGCCATCATCGATGGTACCGGCGCGCCGCCCCGCCCCGGCGACATCGGCGTGCGCCGCGACCGCATCGAAGCCGTCGGTGATGTTTCCGGCGATGCGACCCTCGAAATAGACGCGCGCGGGCACGTCGTCTGCCCCGGCTTCATCGACGTCCACGCCCACGATGACGCTGCCGTCGTCCGCGCGCCTGCGATGGACTTCAAAATCATGCAGGGCGTCACGACCGACGTCGTAGGCAACTGCGGCGCCGGCGTCGCGCCAGCCAACGACGTCTTTCGCGCTTACTATCCCGTGGGCTTCGGCCCGATCCTCGGCGACTCCGACCTGCCGTGGCGCACGACGTCCGAATACTTCGATGCCGTCGACCGCGCCCGGCCCGCCTGCAACGTCACGGCGTACATAGCCCACGGCGTCGTGCGCTGCAACACGCTCGAAAACGAACGCCGCGAGCCGGAAGCCGCCGAGCTGGCGCAGATGCGCGAGTTGGTCGAAGAGGGCATGGCCGCCGGCGCGATCGGCCTCTCGACGGGCCTCATCTATCCGCCCGGGCGCTGGGCGCAGACGCCCGAGATCGTCGAACTCGCCCGCGTCGCCGCGCAGCACGGCGGCATCTACACCAGTCACATCCGCAACGAAGGTCCCGGACTGCTCGAAGCGGTGCAGGAAGCGATCGCGATCGGCGAGCAGTCAGGCTGCCCCGTGCAACTCTCGCACCACAAGGCCGGCTCTCCCGCGTGCTTCGGCATGACGAAGGACTCCCTGGCGCTCATCGCGCAGGCGCGCGCCCGCGGCCTCGACATAACGCTCGACGTGTACCCCTACGTCGCATCGTCGTCGTCGCTGGCGGCGATGGTGCGCGCCGGAGGGCCAGGAATGTGGGAGCACATCCCGTCGATCATCGCCAGCGTCAAGTTCAACAAGGAGAAGTACGAAGGCCGCTACATCTCTGACATCGCCGCCGAGCTGGACTTGCCGCTCGATGACGCCGTGCGCAAGATCCTCCAGGACGAAGAGAACACGCCTTCGGTGACCATGTTCACCATGCACGAAGATGACGTCCGCCGCGTCATCGCCGACGAGCACGCCATGATCGGCTCCGATGGCCTGCCGACCGAAGGCCAGCCCCACCCCCGCCTCTACGGCACCATGGCCCGCGTCCTCGAGCAGTACGTGCGCAACGAGCCCGTCGTGACGTTAGAGGACGCCGTGCGCAAGATGACGTCGCTGCCGGCGCGGAAGCATCGCGTCACGGAGCGCGGCGTGCTGGAGCCCGGCTGGTTCGCCGACGTCGTCATCTTCGATCCGCAGACCATCGCCGATGTCGCCACCTACGACGACCCCCGCCAGTACCCCGCAGGCATCGACTGCGTCATCGTCAACGGCGAAGTCGCCGCCCGCGACGGCAAGCAGACAGGCGCCCGCAGCGGCCGCATGCTGCGGCGAGGGGCATGA
- a CDS encoding cupin domain-containing protein — protein MTMDVPPIDDQVRRNVGAAAEKTDFGSVHWAAREGDPAGAEQTIGLAIFDAGKSNVEHIHPDCEEVVYVLDGAVRHTLGDQETVLKAGDLIVVPRNVPHRLINDGDAPVRTYIVFSSPDRQFVPTSDLER, from the coding sequence ATGACGATGGACGTGCCGCCGATCGACGATCAGGTGCGCCGCAATGTCGGCGCCGCCGCCGAGAAAACGGACTTCGGCAGCGTCCACTGGGCAGCGCGCGAAGGTGACCCCGCGGGCGCCGAGCAGACCATCGGCCTCGCGATCTTCGACGCCGGCAAGAGCAACGTCGAGCACATCCACCCCGACTGCGAGGAAGTCGTCTACGTGCTCGATGGCGCGGTGCGGCACACCCTGGGCGATCAGGAGACGGTGTTGAAAGCCGGCGACCTCATCGTGGTGCCCCGCAACGTCCCGCATCGGCTCATCAACGACGGCGATGCGCCGGTACGGACCTACATCGTATTCTCGTCGCCCGACCGGCAATTCGTCCCGACGAGCGACCTCGAGCGATAG